The Cyanobacterium sp. T60_A2020_053 nucleotide sequence AACGAAATTCATCCCTATGCGCCCTCCACCCAAACTTTGGGCTATCAAAACCTTTTTGCTCAATTAGAGGCATGGTTAGGCGAAATAACGGGCTTTGCTGGAATATCTTTACAACCCAATGCTGGTTCTCAGGGTGAATATGCAGGGTTACAAGTTATCCGTAAATACCATGACAGTCGAGGGGAAAATCACCGTAATATCTGTTTAATTCCCGAATCAGCGCACGGCACCAATCCAGCTAGCGCGGTAATGTGTGGCTTAAAAGTAGTACCGGTGAAGTGCGACAGTCAAGGGGATATTGACATTAACGATTTACGCACCAAGGCGGAAAAACATCAAGGGCAGTTGTGCGCTTTGATGATTACCTATCCTTCCACTCACGGGGTATTTGAGCAAGGGGTTAAGGATATTTGCGCCATTATCCATGAATTTGGGGGGCAAGTTTATCTCGATGGTGCTAATATGAATGCCCAAGTTGGCTTATGTCGCCCCGGTGATTTTGGTGCTGATGTGTGTCATCTCAATTTGCATAAAACCTTCTGTATCCCACACGGTGGCGGTGGTCCGGGCGTTGGACCTATTGGAGTAATGGCTCATCTTGTGCCGTTTTTACCTAGTACAGATTTATTAAGTAACGATCAATCTATCGGTATGATTAGCGCGGCGCCTTGGGGTAGTGCTAGTATTTTACCTATTTCGTGGGTGTATATGAGGATGATGGGCGCTGATGGTTTAACGGAAGCCACAAAAATCGCCATTTTGAATGCCAATTATATTGCGCATCGTCTCGCGCCTCATTATCCCATCCTCTTTACGGGTAAATCGGGATTAGTTGCCCATGAGTGTATCATCGATTTACGCCCTTTGCGCAAAACTGCTGGAATTGAGGTGGAAGATGTGGCAAAACGGTTAATTGATTACGGTTTCCATGCGCCCACCATGTCTTGGCCTGTGGCTGGTACAATGATGATTGAACCGACTGAAAGTGAGTCTTTACCTGAATTAGACCGTTTTTGTGAGGCAATGATTAGCATTCGGGAGGAAATTCGCTCTATCGAAAATGGTGACATGGATAAAACCGATAATCCCTTGAAAAATGCACCCCATACGGCGCTTAGTGTTATGGGTGAGTGGAATCACTCTTATAGTCGAGAAATGGCTTGTTATCCTGCTTCTTGGACGAAAGAGCATAAATTCTGGAGTAGTGTGGGCAGAGTTGATAATGCTTGGGGCGATCGTAATTTAATTTGTTCTTGTGTGGGCATGGAGAATTATTAATAATGGATAATTGACAATTAATTCTCCATCTTGTCTCCCTTTCTTCCCCTTCTCCTTTGCTTCCCTTTCCTTCCTTTTGATTCAGCATAGCAAATGGTGGGCAATGCCCACTCTACAGCACTATTATAAAAGATTATATCTTCGTAATTTACCCACCGTGTAATGAATTACACGGCTAATAGTTTTTCGTTCAATAAATTGAACTAAGATATTGATATTACTAATTTGTAACTAATCAAATGGACTTGATATAATATAAATTTATGACTTTTAATGAAGTTGTTGAATCAATTAAAACTTTATCTACAGAGGAAAAAGAAGAAATTAAATCACTTATTGATCACTACTTAATAGAGGGGAAAAGAGAGGAAATTTATCAAAATTATCTTGTTAGCGAACAAAGAGAAAAAGAAGGTAAATTAAATTATTCTTCAGACATAAATGAACTAATGAACTTTTTAGAAGAAAAATAAACTTCTCCAGAAATACAGGCAAGATGCCTGTTTCACGGTGCAAAAATCCTAATCATTAAGGGCTTTTAACAACACTTCTCCCATTTCCTGACACCCTACGGCCACAGCGCCCTCCGCCATAATATCACCGGTACGATAACCTTGATCTAATACTGTCAATACTGCTTTTTCGATCAGATCAGCGCCCTCCCCCTCATGCAAACCATATCGTAACATCATGGCGACACTGAGAACTTGAGCGAGGGGGTTAGCCTTATTTTGCCCCGCAATGTCGGGCGCTGAACCATGGACAGGCTCAAACAAACCGGGGCGGAGTGCGCCTATACTAGCAGAAGGTAACATCCCAATACTGCCGGTTAACATGGCGGCGGCATCGGAGAGAATATCACCGAATAAATTACCCGTAACAATAGTATCAAACTGTTTCGGATTGCGCACTAACTGCATGGCGACATTATCCACATACATATGGGTTAACTCCACGTCAGGATATTCCGAAGCCATAGCAGTGACTCGATCTCGCCATAATTGTGACACATCCAGCACGTTGGCTTTATCCACTGAGCAGAGCCTTTTTTGACGTTTTTGCGCCGTTTCAAAGGCTACCTTGGCAATACGGTCGATTTCTGAATCGGTATAAGCCATGGTATTAACCCCCCGTTTTTCCCCTGTTTCTGCGGTAAAAATGCCTTTTGGTTGCCCAAAATAAATCCCCCCCGTCAATTCTCGCACCACCATAATATCCACCCCTTCCACTACTTCTTTTTTCAAGCTGGAAGCGTCAATTAATTGAGGTAAAATAGTAGCAGGGCGCAAGTTAGCAAATAGTTGTAAAGCTGAACGAATGCCTAATAAACCCGTTTCAGGGCGCAATTCTCTGGGCAAATTATCCCATTTATAACCGCCAATGGCAGCTAGTAAGACAGCATCGCTTTTTAAGCAAGTATCAACGGTTTCTGGGGGGAGAGGGGCGCCGGTGGCATCAATGGCAGCGCCACCAATTAACGCAGTTTTGAGGTTAAATTTTAAGTCACAGCGCACGCCAATGGTTTCTAATACCTTAACAGCTACTGCCATAATTTCTGGTCCGATACCGTCACCGGGTAACAAGGTAATCGTATATTCTTTCGTCATAATCCTTTCTTGTCAATATATCATTACAAATATTACCTTAGTTCGGAGCAGGGCGTTTTCAAAGTCAGGTATAAAATTGATTTGTTTAGCAGGGGAAGCAGAGGAAGCAAGGGAGAAAGGGGAGATTTTTTCTATTCATTGATTTATTAGTAGTTAAAATATCTGGAAGAATCTTTTTTCATCGAAAAGAATCAAAACTTATTACTTTTTACTTGTTACTTATTACTTTGTCTCAACTAAAAATTTTAGAATGAAAACGCCCTGCTAGAAGGGGTTGAGAGATGTTTAATATTTAAACAGGTAATTTATTTTTAATACTTTCTAAAATTCCGAGTAATTCCTTGATTTTAGTCAAATCTTTTTGACCCGGAGAAATTTCCACACTACTAGAAATATCAAGACCATCACAAGTAAGAGTCTCAAAGGCTTCCACCACATTATCAGCGCCCACCCCCCCAGCCAATAACCAAGGGCGAGAAGGACGAAAATCACTCATTTGTGACCATGGAAAAGTTTTGCCCGTGCCACCATAAACATCTTTTTGATAAGTGTCTATGAGCAAAGTATCCACCACAGGGAGATATATTTCCGCTTCTTGTCTCGCTCCACTATCTTTATATCTAATCGCTTTGATAATTTCAATTTCGGGGAAAATTTCCCTTAATGAAGAACAAAATTGAGGTGTTTCTTCGCCGTGTAATTGTACTCCCGTTAAGCCAGTTTCATTGACTATTTGGGTAATATTTTCGATAGTTTCATTCACAAAAACACCGATAGTGCTAATTTCTGGCGGTAATTGTTTAATAATTTCGTTAATAGCTGACGGGGAAACATAACGAGGAGATTTCCTAACACAGATAAAACCAATGGTATCAACCCCAAAATCAGTTATAGCTTGGGCTTGTTTTATGTTAGTAACTCCACAAATTTTTAAGCGCATAATCAGATCATTTTTTATTTTGAGTAATAAAAGTTAACAAAAAAATATTAATTAAAGTTAAGAAAAGAGGTAAAAAAGTAAGTAAAAATAATAAAATAGCAAAATATTTAATCAATATCAATTTAACATAAAATGAACTTAATCATTAATTCTGTTTTGGCTGAAGTTGTGCCTTCTACGGTGACATGGACTTATAAAGTAGCACTGGTAATGATTGCCTCAAATTTAGTAGCAGTTTTCATCGGGCGCTTTGCTATCAAAAAATCGGGCAGTGGCCCTGATTTACCATTTCCGAAACCTGCTTTATGGAAAAATTTTGGTCTGCCTGAGTTACTAGCTACTGCTAGTTTAGGTCATGTTTTGGGCGCTGGTTTTATTCTCGGTTTAGGTAATGCTGGATTATTATAGTTAATGAGGACAAGAGAATTAGGAATTATGAAATAATAATTTCCTTTGCCCTTTTGATCAATTATCCATTATTTATTATTATGCAATTATCCCCTCAAGAACAAGATAAACTGACAATTTTTACGGTTGGTTTATTGGCGGAAAGAAGAAAAGCGAAAGGCTTAAAACTCAATTATCCTGAAGCGGTAGCCTACATTTCCTCAGCTATTTTGGAGGGCGCTAGGGAGGGGCAATCCGTGGCACAATTAATGAGTTATGGTAAAACCCTGTTAACCCGTGATGATGTCATGGATGGCATTGCGGAAATGATTGATGAGGTGCAAGTAGAGGCTACTTTTCCAGATGGTACAAAATTAGTTACGGTACATAATCCCATTTTTTAAGATGAAAATAAAAAGAATTTGGGATACATTAACTTATTTTGATGTTATACCTAGTTTTCCTTGTCTCTCAAAATTTTTTCCAGCGCCCTCCACCCCAAATCAGTTAACCATGAATAACATCTTAGTATGTAGTAATCAAACTCCTTTAGCGGAAGATACCATCAAATTTTTACAAGAAAAAAATTATCCTGTAACCGTTATTACCCCTCAAACTCCCCTTAACAGTGGCATTTTTACCAGAGTTACGCAAATAATCTGTTTTAGTGAATCATTTAACCCAGAAATTATCAATCTATTGAATAAGTATTTACAACCGCAGGAAACTTATTTATTTAATTTTGCCCATCCTGACTCCAGTATCAAGGAAAGTTGGGGTGCGGTGGATGATGTGGTAATGGGAGGTGTCAGTGAAAGTCGTTTGCTAATGGCTTCTAATGAGGTTATTTTTACGGGGAATGTTTCCACCGCTAATAACGGCGGTTTTGCTTCCATACGCACCAAAAATTTCACTCCTCCTTTGGATTTGTCGGCTTATGAAACCATTTTGCTAAGGGTAAAAGGTGACGGCAATCGTTACAAATTTATTACCCGTTGTGAAGGCAAATGGGATGGTATTAGTTACTGTTATTCTTTTGACACCGTTAAAGATACATGGCAAACTGTGGAGATTAAATGTGCTGATTTAATTCCCGTTTTTCGTGCTAAAACTGTGCCAGAAGCTGGAAATTTTGACCGTAGTAAGGTTTACTCTTTGCAATTAATGCTCAGTAAATTTGAGTATGATGGCGGTTATAACCCTTCTTTTCAAGCAGGTAATTTTAATCTTGCCTTAGAGTGGATTAAAGGGGGAGGGGCGCACGGTTTACCAAAAGTGATTATTATTGGGAATAATTCTTTTTCTCTTTCCACTCCTCATCATTGCCATTATGTAGAAAATTATGCTGATTTGTAAGTTAAGCAAAGATTCCCTTTGCGTCTTCGCGCCTTTGCGAGAAACAAAAAACGTGGTTAAAACTTGTTTATTTAATTGCTGATTCATAAGGGTTAAGACATACTACAAGCATCAAAAAATACGAAAAATCACGCTTTTTTTTCAAAATTTCTAATTCTTTTACTACAAATCAACAATCATTGATGAAAACTAGGAATTTTTAAGAAGCTATTATTATGGTAAAAGGTTTGATTTTTCATTCTTTAACCTGATACCTGACACCTGATGCCTGATACCTATCCTCATCAAAAGACTATTTCAGCAACTCCTAATTCTCCCTAATTCCTAGCTCTTGTTTGAGCATAATTATGGATTTTTCACTAACATAATTATTACTACAGAATATGTGAGGAGGTCGGATCAAATCTTCTTGTAGAGTAATAATTAACTTTTTAATGGTACTATAACTACGATGATCGCAAATGATGGTGTGCGCCCGACTAACAATACTTTTGAGGCGACGGGAATCATTAGTTTGAGCGGTAATAGTATCAATTTCGTTACCGCGCAGACTTTGGACCATCATTTCTGCTACCTTCAGAATACCACTACTGAGGCTGACGATACCTAAACAGCAATGGGCTGGTAATTTTTTGATAATTTGCAATTCTTGATGATAGTCATAAATATCAAGGGGAATCACCCTAGTGGATTCGAGGGAAACCGTTTCTAATACTTCCGTGACAAAATAACGACTGGTAACAATGGTAGCGCCCTTATTCTCACCGACAACTTGACTTAATTCCTCTAGGGGGATGAGTTGAATGGGTAAATTTAGCGCCCGTTGTAACTCCAGCGCCATCAATTTTCCAGCGCCCATATCCGTATCTGGCACAGTGACGAGGATTAAGGCATTACAACTCAAACGCCAATCTATTTCCGCTAAAAATAACTCTCTAATTTGATTAAGATTAGAGCCTGAGAGGATAAGCTGATCTATGGTAGCACTAATAATTTTTTCAGCTTCGGGATATTGTCTCAAAATCGAGCCATGGGGTTTAATCATGCCTTCATTACCTTGAGCCTTAACATAAATTCCTGATCCTGTCAAGGAATCGACTAAGCCAATTTTTTCTAATTTTTGATATATCTTACTGATGGTATTACGATGTAAACCAGTTATTTGTGCTAGTTGTCTTGTACTAGGAAGCCTTTGTCCTGGGGGGTATTGACGAGAAGCGATGGCAAACTGAATTTGATCAAACAGTTGTTGGGAGGGCGCTATGTCACTATCGGGGTGAAGTTGAAAGTTAACCATCTTGGCAGGGGGGAAAGGGTGGAAAGGGAAGCAAGGGAGAAGGGGAGGCAGGGGAAGAAAATTTAGAATTTAGAATTTAGAAAACAATTACTTCTACATTCTTCATTCCTTTCATTATCAATTATCCCTTACCCTTTGCCCTTTTAACTTTTCCCCTTCAAAACCTACTACGAAAACCTAATTATTTTTCGCCGCCTAAAATTTGGTTTTTTAAGCCGTTAAACTCGGAAAATAATTCTTGACGAGTGGAAGCCTTGAGTAGGTAGCGAGTGGTAAACCAAGCACTATATCCTAAACCTACCAATTCGAGGATAGAAGAAAGTAGGGGAATATTATCAATGGCATCTAACACGGATAGAGTAATATAAACAGTGATGGCGGCGGTGACAATTAAGCCGAAGCTAGTCAAGGGTTGCTTATAGTCAGAAAAAAATCCCCCTAATTGATCAGGCACTTTGGCTAAAAAATCCACGATTACATCCACCCATTCCTGCCATGCTGGTTCTCCTCCAGAGACGCTGGTGGTTGATTTACTAAGCATTACAGCCATATCATCATCCATTTGGTTCATGGTTTCTTGTGCTTTGGTTTCGGTTTCTTGAAATTGTGATTCCATAATAATTCTCCCTAATCTTAAATGATGGTAAATATGTTTTGGTCAGATTAAACAATTATTAAATGTACTGACTTTTGCTCATATTATCAAACACTTTTCTTAATTCGGGTCATTTTCTTATTAACTGTTAATGATTTTTCTTTCTCAGATGGTAACATAATAGAATAAAACTACTATTCATACTTACCTAGTAGTATATGAGTGGCGGAGGGCGCTGGATAATGTTACCTATTATCAAAGAGTTTTTAGAGAAATACAATCCTTATTTACAACCATTTTATTTTTTCACAGCTTGGGTTTTACTGATTCTTCTGGGAATTAATCTGGTTAAAACTGTGACAGATATTTGGCAACGTAGTCAAAAAATGCACGAGATTCCTTGTAGTAATTGTCAATATTTTACCAATGATCATCGTCTTAAATGTACTGTACAACCAAATTTAGCTAATACTTATGAAGCTGTTAATTGTCCTGATTTTATTGCTCAAAAAAAGTATTAATGGCTCTTATACTTTGAGTATGATAAGTTATTGGTTGGTATAGGGCAAAGGTTAATTCATCACTCATAATTCATAATTCATCACTTAAACCATGATTCCCAAAAAATTAACCCTCAATAATTTTATCAGTTATCGTCAAGCAAGTTTAGATTTTAGTGGTTTACATACTGCTTGTATTTGTGGGGCGAATGGCGCTGGTAAATCTTCTTTATTAGAAGCTATTACTTGGGCAATTTGGGGGGAAACAAGGGTAGATAAAGATGATGATTTAATCTATTTAGGTGAAACAAATACTAGGGTTGATTTTGAATTTCTTTATAATGAGCAACACTACCGCATCATTCGTACGAAAAAGCTCAAAGGTAATAAAACTTTAGATTTTCAAATTTGTCATAATGGCGAATTTAATTCTCTTTCTGGTAAAAATCTTACTGATACTCAAAATAATATTGATGAATGTTTGAAGGTTGACTATAAAACTTTTATTAATTCTGCTTATTTAAAACAAGGTCAAGCCGATGAATTTATGAGCAAAACGGCAGCAGAAAGGAAAGAAATATTGTTTAAATTACTCAAATTAGATGACTACGAAAAAATAGTAGAAAAAGCTAAAGCAGAAGCTAAACAATATAAAACTGAGTTTGATCAATTAGAGGGAAAATTAATATATTTACAAAGTCAATTGGAGACTAGAGAAGATTTAAATATTCAGTTGGATAATCTGAATAAAGACTTAATTTATTATCAAAATGAACAGAACAATATCGAGCAAAAAGTTAGAGATTTAAGTAGTTTAAATAGTCAACGGGAAGGTTTAACTCAACAGTTGAAAAGCTACCAAAATTTATTATTAGAAATCAATCAAAGTATATCCCAAGTAAGTCAAGATAGTGTTAATATTGCCCAAGAAATTAAACGTTTAGAAGATATTCTTTTTCAAGAAGAAGATATTATTAGTAATTATCAGCGTTTAAATGATTTAACTCAAGAAGATAATGAGCTAAGAGATAAGTTTAAGCAGTATAGTCGGGCGCTGGATCAAAGAAGGGAAGCAGAAAATCAATTATCACAAGAGTTAAGACAATTAGAACAACAAATTAATCAAATTCAAGCAGAGTTAAGTAGTTTAGATAAACAAGAAAAAGAGTGTCAAAAGACAATCAAAGATCGAGATAAAATTATTCATGAAGTAGAGCAACTTAAATATTATCGTCAACAACTGCAAGAGTTAGATAACAAATTACAAAATTTTAATGTTTTACAAAAAGAAGCAAATAAATTAAATCAAGAGTTAGAA carries:
- the leuB gene encoding 3-isopropylmalate dehydrogenase, whose product is MTKEYTITLLPGDGIGPEIMAVAVKVLETIGVRCDLKFNLKTALIGGAAIDATGAPLPPETVDTCLKSDAVLLAAIGGYKWDNLPRELRPETGLLGIRSALQLFANLRPATILPQLIDASSLKKEVVEGVDIMVVRELTGGIYFGQPKGIFTAETGEKRGVNTMAYTDSEIDRIAKVAFETAQKRQKRLCSVDKANVLDVSQLWRDRVTAMASEYPDVELTHMYVDNVAMQLVRNPKQFDTIVTGNLFGDILSDAAAMLTGSIGMLPSASIGALRPGLFEPVHGSAPDIAGQNKANPLAQVLSVAMMLRYGLHEGEGADLIEKAVLTVLDQGYRTGDIMAEGAVAVGCQEMGEVLLKALND
- a CDS encoding phosphoribosylanthranilate isomerase, whose amino-acid sequence is MRLKICGVTNIKQAQAITDFGVDTIGFICVRKSPRYVSPSAINEIIKQLPPEISTIGVFVNETIENITQIVNETGLTGVQLHGEETPQFCSSLREIFPEIEIIKAIRYKDSGARQEAEIYLPVVDTLLIDTYQKDVYGGTGKTFPWSQMSDFRPSRPWLLAGGVGADNVVEAFETLTCDGLDISSSVEISPGQKDLTKIKELLGILESIKNKLPV
- the psaK gene encoding photosystem I reaction center subunit PsaK translates to MNLIINSVLAEVVPSTVTWTYKVALVMIASNLVAVFIGRFAIKKSGSGPDLPFPKPALWKNFGLPELLATASLGHVLGAGFILGLGNAGLL
- the ureA gene encoding urease subunit gamma, with product MQLSPQEQDKLTIFTVGLLAERRKAKGLKLNYPEAVAYISSAILEGAREGQSVAQLMSYGKTLLTRDDVMDGIAEMIDEVQVEATFPDGTKLVTVHNPIF
- a CDS encoding CIA30 family protein; translated protein: MKIKRIWDTLTYFDVIPSFPCLSKFFPAPSTPNQLTMNNILVCSNQTPLAEDTIKFLQEKNYPVTVITPQTPLNSGIFTRVTQIICFSESFNPEIINLLNKYLQPQETYLFNFAHPDSSIKESWGAVDDVVMGGVSESRLLMASNEVIFTGNVSTANNGGFASIRTKNFTPPLDLSAYETILLRVKGDGNRYKFITRCEGKWDGISYCYSFDTVKDTWQTVEIKCADLIPVFRAKTVPEAGNFDRSKVYSLQLMLSKFEYDGGYNPSFQAGNFNLALEWIKGGGAHGLPKVIIIGNNSFSLSTPHHCHYVENYADL
- a CDS encoding GntR family transcriptional regulator, whose product is MVNFQLHPDSDIAPSQQLFDQIQFAIASRQYPPGQRLPSTRQLAQITGLHRNTISKIYQKLEKIGLVDSLTGSGIYVKAQGNEGMIKPHGSILRQYPEAEKIISATIDQLILSGSNLNQIRELFLAEIDWRLSCNALILVTVPDTDMGAGKLMALELQRALNLPIQLIPLEELSQVVGENKGATIVTSRYFVTEVLETVSLESTRVIPLDIYDYHQELQIIKKLPAHCCLGIVSLSSGILKVAEMMVQSLRGNEIDTITAQTNDSRRLKSIVSRAHTIICDHRSYSTIKKLIITLQEDLIRPPHIFCSNNYVSEKSIIMLKQELGIREN
- a CDS encoding CAAD domain-containing protein; amino-acid sequence: MESQFQETETKAQETMNQMDDDMAVMLSKSTTSVSGGEPAWQEWVDVIVDFLAKVPDQLGGFFSDYKQPLTSFGLIVTAAITVYITLSVLDAIDNIPLLSSILELVGLGYSAWFTTRYLLKASTRQELFSEFNGLKNQILGGEK